Below is a genomic region from Raphanus sativus cultivar WK10039 chromosome 4, ASM80110v3, whole genome shotgun sequence.
ATATCTTTTTTATGTTGTACATACTCTCGCTATGTTGTTTGATGGTGTAGAGATTGGCTTCGTTCTGGCACTTGTAAAATTTGCAGCGTATGAATCATTTCTCCTTTTTCCAGGTCATTGAAACTGACATCCAACCCAGCGATCTATGTACTCGCAGAGAATATGCCAGGTGGCTGGTTTCTGCTAGCAGTGCATTATCAaggtatattttattatattgtttgttaATCTGGTGGGATTAGAGTGTTCATTTTTGGTGTTGAAAAGTGAATTTCATACGTTTGTGTGTGTTCTTCAACTCTCTGCAGAAACACGACCTCAAAAGTGTATCCTGCAATGTATATAGAGAATGTTACAGAGCTTGCTTTCGATGATATTACTCCTGAAGACCCTGATTTTTCATCCATTCAAGGTAAAACTGGACTCTGAATTTTAACTCTTCCCAAAACGAAGATAACCTGTGAAGCTAACTTCTGTATACTCCTTTCAGGTTTGGCAGAAGCTGGACTTATCACAAGCAAGCTTTCTAACCGTGATTTGCTTAACGATGTCGAAGGCACCTTCTTGTTTTCCCCTGAAAGGTATTTATGTCACTGGAAAACGGAATCTCATCCTGCTTGTTTAAAATGAAATTCTGCATTTGCATACCGCATTGACAGTAACAGATAAATATTCGTGAACTGATATGGTTACCTTAATTTTTCTTTGAGATGTGAGTGCTATGTCTTGAGTATTCTTATGAAACAGAACGCATAAAATCATTGTTCTTTCTGTTTTTGCGAATATTATGGTACTATGTGCTTTCACATCACATTTGCAATTCATATATTAGCTTATTTCTACAAGTTAAGCTTGCTTCTTGTCCGACGCAGCCTTCTTTCACGCCAGGATCTTATCAGCTGGAAAATGGCCTTGGAGAAACGACAACTTCCAGAAGCTGATAAAAAGGTTGCATATCAAGCTTGGATTTATTCACTTCTCATAATCATGCAGATAATCATCTTTTCACTTCATCATGCAGGTGCTGTATGAACAGTCAGGCTTTATTGACATCGATAGGATAAACCCAGATGCATGGCCCGCCATTATTGCAGATTTATCTACCGGAGAACAAGGAATCGCTGCCCTTGCATTTGGTATGCGCAGATTTCACATCTAGATATGTCTTCTAGCACAATCATGACCTTATTGTATAATGCACACACCCCTTTTAGGTTGTACAAGATTGTTTCAGCCTCATAAACCCGTCACTAAAGCTCAAGCTGCCATTGCTCTTTCCAATGGTGAGGCTTCTGAAATAGTCACTGAAGAACTGGCACGCATAGAAGCAGAATCAATGGCTGAAAAGGCCGTGTCTGCACATAACGCCCTGGTTGCAGAGGTCGAGAAGGATGTGAATGCCAGCTTCGAGAAAGAGCTTTCCATGGAACGAGAAAAGATTGAAGCAGTCGAGAAAATGGCGGAACAGGTGAAACTGGAGTTGGAGCAGTTGAGGgagaagagagaggaagagaatcTGGTGTTGGTGAAAGAACGAGCTGCAGTTGACTCAGAAATGGAGGTGCTCTCAAGGCTAAGACGTGAAGCTGAAGAGAAGCTGGAGGACTTGATGAGCAACAAGGCGGAGATATCTTTTGAGAAGGAAAAAGTTTCCAATCTTCGaaaagaagctgaagaagagaGCCAGCGGATTTCGAAGTTGCAATATGAATTGGAAGTAGAGCGTAAGGCTCTCTCCATGGCCAGGTTCTCTTTCTACAGCCAGAgctatacaatatatttataatgtctTAAAGAATCTATCTACATTATGATATCAACCCAATGAGTGTAAGAGTTTTGATCTGTGTCTGAATCCTCGTATTTTATTTGTTCAGATCATGGGCCGAGGAGGAAGGAAAGAGAGCTAGCGAGCAAGCTAGAGCCTTAGAAGAGGCTAGAAAGCGATGGGAAACAAACGGACTAAGAGTTATTGTTGACAAAGACCTTCAAGAGAATGTAGAGGCAGAACAAAGCGTATTGCTAAACACCGTAGAGCAATCTTCCATTGAAGGAACCGAGGAGAGAGCCCAAACCCTTATGGATAAGCTGAAGGAGATGGCGGAATCAGTGGTTGGAAAATCCCGGGAAGTGATCTCCATGGTGATGGAGAAGATACGTTTATGGATTGTGGTCTTGAAGGAATACGCAGAGAACTTGGGGAAGCGAGCGGGTGAAATGAGAGAGGCAGCCATTGTTAGTGCGAAAGGAGCAGCAAAGGAGGTTGAGAAAGGGACGGTTCAGGTAGGCGACAAGGTGAAGAGAATGGCTGAGGAGTGTAGAGATGGCGTTGGGAAGATCACTCAGAGGTTCAAGACCTAAGCGAGTTATTGaacttgcttttttttttggtttccttaaaataaaataaaaaaagagaataatgGGGGTGGCCATTACATTATACAGTATTGGTCAGTGATGATCAGAGAGTTCAAAACTGTAACATTTTGTAATCTTTGTTATGTGCTTACTTACACTCTAGTGCATTACATCACATTACAGTTGCCTTTGGTATTGTATTCATAGGCAAATAAACACTTCATGATCTGCTAGTAGTCACTATACCAAAGTCCAAATAGATACCATGAACAGTACCGAGGTATATCATGTGTATACTATTATAATCTCTTTCATATAATATAACCAGAAAACCCACAGATTTAAGGCTTTGATAAAATCCCATGAAAGCAAGAGTCTTAAAGACAAAGCAAATATCttatttcttctcttctttctcagCATCGGTGGCTCTATTGGCTCTGACACCAGCATGGCGTTTGTTAGTGCGCTCAAGACGGATCTTGTCATAAGCCTTGAATGACTTCATATCAGCAGTCACCTTCACAAGCTCCATCGCAACCTTCTCTCTAGCGATAGGCATGTAACCTCCTTGGACTTGAGTTGCATTAGCAAGCTCCTCTGGAGTAGAATCACCAGCCtgcaaaacaacaacaacaacaaattgTCATTACATAACAAAAACTCAATATATCTCAATGTCATCTATCTGAGAATGGTGGATTGGTACCTTGACTACACGGGATCGGCGAGGAAAGACAACCAACTTGGCCTTGTAGGTCTTTAACCTTTGAACATTGGATTGAAGACCCTCCAAGGAACGGTTCTTACGACGGTGATCAATTGAGATTCCAATCGTTGGAGCCAACTTCTTTGCAATACCAGCAGCCTGATTATCAAAGAGTTTTCATCATTACATCTTCCATAAAGATATAGCAAAATGAGTTTAATAATTTGAGAAACCAGACCTTAAGCTCCTCGAGAGTGAAGCCTTTACCGGCTCTGACTTTCATGTTGTACTTGATTGTCCGTGCGTGAACAACAGGACGGAGAGCTCCAGAGGTGGGACGAGGGAAGATCTTCACTGCCTTCTCCTGTCTCGCTTCGTTGAGCAAAAAGAAAGTATATTAAGATAAAACGGCTACATAACTAAAGCTTTAAGCAAAAATCTAGTCGAGATCGAAACTAACCAACTCTTCTTCTGGTTTTCCGGGCAGGTTGGTTGAACCATGTTTTAACATTGTTCTGCCAGTGTTTCCTGAAGTGTGAGCCTTGGATCTCATTGTTGTGCTTCATTCTCTTATCTTAAAACTAAGCAAATTCAACAATGAGAAAAAcgcatgtgtttttttttttttgtaaaatattaaattaaatcgCATGTGTTTTCAAATATGCAACTTAGCTACACACGAATCAAGTAGAGGATCATGCATTTCAATCCATGATCAAGTACAGTACAGACTACAGACTATAGTATTATGTATCAACCCCATTTTTATTCAAGGCAGATCAGATTCGTTAGCATATTCTGAGTTCATACAATGACGAAATGATATATTGATCACGTAGAGAAACGAgagaaatgagagagagagatagagagatatAAACtcacagcagcagcagcagcagcagcagcagcagcagcagcagcagcagcagcagcagcagcagcagcagcctgGACAAAAATGTCTACGAGGAGGAGGGCTTCTCGAGATTTTCATGCCACATCTTTATATAGTAAACACCCAAACCCGAGCAGATGAAATGGGCTTCGATTAGTCAAGATGGGCCGATCTtcttttaaatgtttctttCTCCCGAGTCATAACGGTGTGGTTTTTACATACTCATTCATTCAGATTCGGTTTGAATATAATTGAGTTTTGGAATTTttggatttgaaaattttagtctcattcaaatatttataaatttcagttcggttcaattcggttcggattcagataatttatttaaaatttattatatactttaatttttcaaaatctaaaatttaaattaatatataacatataaatttgaataatatttaccaaaatatctaaatttaacattaaaaattagtttaaatatttatatgaagaactaatttatattttaagtttttagtgttttaactattatttacctttttaattattcatttttgactacttatatatattttctagtgTTTTGGATAACTGTTATGTAGCTAGTGCTGCTAAACCATGTACATATATAAAAGTTAGCCATAACTCGCATCTGAATTGGCCATATATAAAGAACATCTTCAAAAAGAGACTAGTCagaatcaatactattaattcttcaacatgtccagtTGATAAATGTTGGCTCCAACGATTAATGACAACAAATAATGTATCATATATTTTCGAATGTAACCACCCATGACACAATAGTATAACGTAACCACCCCCTTcacaataataaaacaataaaagaattatatagGGAACAATTAATACAGGCACTTAAAATATGTAGGTTAACATAACCACTCCCTATACTCTCTTTACACTTATCTATTTAATAACTGtcataatacaaaattaattatttttaacaaggttttgttattttaaaaaattattgtttgaaaataaagtaccatatcaatactattaaaattgaagtatgTCCTATTGATATGAAGTTGtgtccatttaaaaaaaattgatttttatatataactgcTTATACATATCTATATAACACGATatctgtatataatttttaactgtCGACGGTTACAAAAACGATTGATATATATaactaacaatttatataacTGCTTATACCCCATGATGCTGTTTGTGATCTTCAAAACCATTTTTGTGCTAGACGGTGGTTGTCCGTATCAGTGACCACCATATAGTTTTTTCGGAGTTTTGATTATTGAAAATTGGATATTAGATGACAGATCTATGAACATGAGGcacaaacgaaaaaaaaaagattttaataattttgttaaatatggTCGTTGATTTCCATGGAAGAAGTTGTAAACGAGTGTGACTCAAATAAATTGGGGAAGATAAAGACTAATTTACAATTATACTGTTcactaaaagataaaaaaatataacaacttattttatataattggatataatataataatcaatactattaaatttgaaaCATGTCCAATTAATGTTACTTAAGTCcaactaaaaaaataagatatatataactgtttatatgccaatataaatataactgtttaacttttaattttatttttaaaaaaatatcttattttttagtaATACACATATAACAACTAACCGGTCAAAAAACAGTTACACAATCCGTTTTAAAAAAGTCTGAACTGATACGTGGCAGTTTGTTGAATGGATGACAGTTAATTGTTTCTTGCTGGTTACAAcctgtattttataaaaataatatttcttaaaaatataaaacagaaaatatatcaGTTCTTTTAACAGCGGATCATAAGTTTGGtcaaactatttgaaaaatcgatttgcgggtgcgggttatgagtattttatgcgGAGTGAGTGTGGGTTGGTGAattttggatcgcggctacccgtGGACCcgcaaagtatttaaaaaataaaaattaaaaagtaattttttttaaatacatgagtttaaaatagtaatttaaaaattttaatcatgtataaatttttattttaaatatatttttataatagttaaattaaataatgatttttaaaatatatatataacccgtagataaccacaaaattaagcggagtggatgcgggtacaaaattatttgttttcggGTTGTGTGAGtcagatttttttaacaaaacaaaactgaaaatccACGGGTTGACGGGTCAGTGGGGCGAATTCAACCGCAATTTAACCTTAACCGTGCTATACCGGATCcatttttagattactattatttaataaaatatattttggttaagatttatatacaaatatgattacaaaaaaatacaaatatattcaaaaaaaacaaaaatatcaaaaattgaatttaaaacaaaatatatacccgcccttttaagggcgggtcaaaatctagtaatgtaataaaaatgtaacaaaGTTGTAACTATTTAAGCTTAACTATAATGGGGCAAAGGAAAATGTAACTGTTATTGGTTGACTCTTGACTTATCTATAAATCCCATACAAAGTAAACGAGCACGACCTACGTGGTGCCATGCTCTAAATCAGAAATCAAGACAAACTAATTAGTGTGAAGCCACATATACTAGTGGGATTATAGAGAAATACCCaaagtatataaaaacgaaGAACAACTTTTCCCTTTTGATATTCACTGATTTTTTCCATAGATAATAAAAACGATCAGCCAGTTTTgtagttataattttaattaattacaggaagacataattatttaattttgtgtattttattaaagataaagagcgaaataatattcaaaattttaaccaTAGTGCGAATTCATTTTGCAAATAAGTATATGATTATACAGATGAAAATTAAGGTGAGTTTGTAACTAGTATGTTTATCAAATGGACTATAataagatttttctttttccaaaTAAGAATCGGCAAAAGAGAACCATTCTTAACTGGATCGCCCATTTTAGTATTCACCCCTGTGGGCATGACATATGcataaaacaataaatacatttttgaGAGAAAATGCTTGCTagtataaatatcattaatctGGCAACATACACTAACCAAGAAAACAATACATTAGGTTGCTCCAAATCTtagacaaaaaagaaaaaaactattagGTTGCTCCAAATTAATAGAGCCATGTCTAGTGTCCAGTTTTTCCTCATCTTTTCTTTGTTGGCGTTGGTTGGATCAATCAATGGTAACAATCTTATACTATATCAAATCCAtttctaataatataagtatttaAACTACCAAATATATAACCATGAAACTGCTAGGACGAACGCCGTGTGGATCGACTCCCACAACGCCCGACTGGAGGGATCGGATGGAATCCTACGAGGAAGGACAACGTCGAATGGGAAGGATAGGTTTGGAGTGCGAAACCGAAGGGTATACAGGTGGTTCGGGTTCGGGCTCGGGATCGGTCTCTGCTGCTGCTATCCTTCTCGAACTGTTTATCTTGCTTTTCATTATAATTGGTGTCGCCGCGGGAATCTGGTGTGTGTGTGTCCAGAGGCAAAAGGCTATAAACGCAGCCAACATCAATAACTTTCCAGGTTAGttataatatgaatatattacAATACCTAACGAATTTGGGTTCGTGTTATATAGTGTTGGTAACGGTTTGgaagtaaaaataattataggtCAAGTGGTAGGAGCTCAGGTGGCTCATGAAACTGATCTCAAGACTGTTCAAAAGGGAGATCCTGGTTATAAAGTTTGATTCGTACTTGTTCATTTTATCTATTGGTTATGTATTTTATTCATGCTACGTACTCTGTTGGTTTGGCTAAACTCTACGCTTCAGCTTGTTTTTAGGCCGAACAAACATTTTGATCTTCTGTTAAATTGGTCGTATGTTCAAAACGTGTTTTGATCTACATGGAATATAATAGTTTGGGCTCAAAACTCCAAGATGTCCACCTAAACAAAcatttagaaaaatcaggaattGGGGCTTGGCCCGAACATCTCTGGTTTACAAAAATTCTGTtcttagaagaaaaaaatcctTTCCGAGTCATCGAAGGAGATACTATTTTGTAGGCACTCGAAAGGGAACAGAAGCTTTCTTCATACGCACAATAAGTGGGACCCTTTCAGAGTTATCGAAGGAGCGCCCAGGGCTAGACTAggcgaatttgaattttttacttAAACCGCTCTACTCACTCAAATTTGAAACCAAATcaactcaaaatataaaaagagcAGAATAAACAAAGGAACTGAAAGGaaacaaacttcaaatttaaaggcCTTCCCTTATCTACAGATTTCTTGATTCTATATCGATTGAGAAATTCCCTCTTGGTAGTAAAACACTGATCAttattaaacaaacaaaaaaaagccaCTGATCAGATTTTGTGATTATGGAGACCAAGTTGCCGATGAGTCATGAACGAAAAGCGGTTCGGGTGGTGGCTAGGATCAAGCCATCATCAGCATATCCGAGTGCAAAATCTTCAGCAGCTACATCGGTATCAGTTCACAAGCCCAACGGAGATGAATCTGAGACGGTTTCCATTTCGTCCGGAGCTCAATTCGCTGGGTAGTTCcgtttttcttttatatgtaaccttttttttttttactgaattcACTGTTATTCTATTATTGAGTAACATATCTGTTTGGTTGATTGAGATTGGAGATTCCTACTCTAGCTTAGCTTTTTAAATCTCAATCTGCCCTGCATATTACACATAAAAGTTACATATTATCTGTTGTCGTTGTGTAAAAACTAAAGTCTTATAAGAATTGATGTGACGTACTGAGTGGGATTTATAAATCGAAGCCTAATTTACAAAAtacgtttttttttatgttgtgGCAGTTCGAAAGATTCATATAAGTTGGACTACTGCTATGAAGAAAATGAAACCACAAGTTTAATTCTCACTAAGGAGATTAAGCCTCTTATCTCTACTGTCTTTGAGGGTAAAGATGCTAATGTAATTGCACACGGAGCAAGATGTAGCGGAAAAACACATCTTGCTCAGGTATTGATTCTTGAAAGGTCTCTATGTAAGTTATTACTGACAATAAAAAAATGCTAATGGAGTTATGTAATGATTTTGTTTGTAGGGGTCTGAGAAGGAACCTGGATTAGCTGCCCTTACAATGGGTGAGATGTTATCCATGGCTGAGGAAAGTGGATACTCGATTCTCGCATCGATTTATGAGGTTTGTCATGAAACCGTGTATGACATCTCAGACCAAGAAAAGAGAGTGGTTTCTGTACTAGAAGGTGCACAAGGGAAAATCCAACTAAAAGGACTTTCCAAGGCAAGTCATTCTGTGTTCTGGAGCATTTAGTCTCAGTGCATCATTCATATTTTGCTGGTTAATGTCattaatgtttcaaaattttgtgaCTTCAGGTACATGTGAAGTCACTCTCAGAGTTCAAAGAATTATATTTCGGTCTAAAGAAAACTCAGAAGCTGACCGGTGACTCTCCTCTTCGGAGCCATAGAGGTGTGATGATACATGTAACGACTAGTAGCAACATCAATTCTGGATCCATTGGGAGGATGAATTTTCTTGATATGGCAGGTTGATTATTTTCTTTCACATTGTTAGTGTTATCTCTTCTTtgtgatttctcttctattAGCATCTGAAGGTTGTTGTCTTCCTCTGACAGGATATGAGGACTCCAGAAAACAAAACACTGATCTAGCTCCTCTAGAGATTACCAGAATCAATAAGTCGATATATTCTTTACAGAACGTCATGTATGCTCTCAACGCAAATGAATCTCACGTGCCATATCGGGAGAGCAAACTCACTCGCATGCTGAAAGATTGTTTACAAGGATCCAACGAAACCTTGCTGATCACTTGTCTGGTAGACATTTTACTGgctgttgattttttttaaaggttacACTTCACTAAAATAATTGCAAACAATGCTAACCATTTATTTAATATCTTGTTTCAGCCTCGGGAACTCAGCCAAGACTCGTTTTACATGTTAAACTTAGCTTCACGTATCTGCTTAGGCAATAACCGAGCCATGGCTAATGCAACTAAGAAGAGCAATGGTCCTCTAAGATCTATTTCATCATCATATGTCTCTCAAAGGAGACAAACACCTTTGACCGTGACTGTTTACTCTAAACAAAGGACAGAGCTAAGGGGAAACGCGAGTGAGAGAAAGATTAAGCTCAAAACTTCCGCTTCTGCAATTAAAGGAAGGTAACACTTACCTAACTAACTTAGTACCAGCTCTAAGTTTACTTGCTATACTCAGTTTTATAACATTAATAATGATGGTATTTTTCTGCAATGATTGAAGGAAATTGTTTGGTGAAGCAAATGGTTCGGTGAAATCTAAAAATAACACTAAGGAGGTAAATCATCACTTATtcttattcaaataaaattttaaggaaTAGTTTTGCTAGACTCGTTTTGGATTTTGTAGATGGATAGCAAAGACAGAATGGCAATGAAAAAGGTTTAGATCCTTGTTCTGGATTGTTAGAATAATGCGCTTCAGTTTCTTTTTAGCATTTTAAATGACACTTATGTTCTATTTTTGTGCAGGAAACTTCCACTTCAAAGGTGGTCTTAAACGTTGAAGCCTCCGCTTCAGAAGAAGTAAATCCTTGCGTGCGTGAACTTAATTGAAACTAAATCTTTACTTAACAAGCTCTTCCGTTCTTTATTGTAGAAAATGTGTTTGTTATTTATTGTTACAGATTCTCAATCTTTCCTGATAGTAGTTGTAGTATTTTGTATGAACGTTAATGCTAAATGATAACCATCAAGGAAATATTTACATTATGACTTCTTTGTAGGAAAATTCCGTCTCAACTCTTTCAAGTTTCAATAATCTTCAGGAAACACCTCGGAAAcatcaagaagagttttcagAAGCCATTAATTGCATTGATGTTATTACATGCAAAGGTGAAACTAGAAAGTAGATAGTGAAGAGTTTGGTTTACCGAAATATCTTgctattatcttattttttttctttgtattgcAGCCCAAATTGTTGAGAGAGATGAAAACCGTTTAGACATTGAAGAAGGTCTGACTCTGTTTAATGAAGGTATGCAGAGAGTCTTGTAATGTTAATCTGAGAAGCTATCATATGTGAAACCTTGTATAAACTTATTGCCTTTCTACTGCTTGTAGGTGAAAATTTGGACAAAGAAAACACTAGTTTGCTAGCCAATGAAATTACATCACCACCGCTCAGCTTGCGACTTCAAGAGCTATCGAACAATTTGAAGTCGATATGTAATACCTTAAATCAACCATCAACACCTGAGAAGTACCCAACTCCACTGACTAAATATCCAGAGCATGGAAATATTATTGCTGAAGCTGAGCTGAGAACACCAGAGAGAAGTATGCCTTTAAATGTTGGTTGTAGTCCGTGGAAGACATTCAGTGCACACAGCTCTAAACTGAAGGTAAGCATGGTTAAAATTGTTCTTTTCGGTTGAACAGAAATGATATCATTTCCTTATTCGTATGATTATATAGTGTCTTCATACATTTGGTAGCTGCCTACATAGTTTGCTTTGAATCATTAAATGTTGTATGTTAATTGTGATTGGTTGACATAACTTTTTTGTGTCAAAATTCTGCAGAATTCTGCAGTTGGAGAGTACCTCAAGTTCCTAAACACTGCAGATAAGTAAGTTATCTAATTCTCTATAGTAAAATAAAGTTATTTTGGTGTGATAACGAAGTTAACTAATCTATTTAGTTCtcattcacttttttttttggtgtttacAGGGAAGATCTAAAGAAGCTAAAGGTTAGATGGCTAGCCTGATTAGAAAAATATTAGATAGTTATGGCATAATAACTAATACGTATATATGGATTTCATTGATGATGATATAGGGCATTGGAGAAAAGAGAGCGACTTACATAGTGGACCTCCGCCAAGAATCTCCTGAACCATTTAAGAAAGTAAAGCTCACCTTCACTATTTTTGTGATTTGTGAATGAGAAGTTTTCTCCTAATTTGGTTTTTTAAATGTGAAGTTCAAGTTTCATTTTGGGTTATTTTATAAGCTCTCGTTTATCTTCCATTGCAGCTTGATGACTTGAAAGATATTGGACTCTCAGAAAAACAGGTAAGCTTATTAGATCACCCGATTTTGTTCCTTTTTTCGGAGTCAGCTGTGGGTTACTAAA
It encodes:
- the LOC108855741 gene encoding kinesin-like protein KIN-10C isoform X7; the encoded protein is METKLPMSHERKAVRVVARIKPSSAYPSAKSSAATSVSVHKPNGDESETVSISSGAQFAGSKDSYKLDYCYEENETTSLILTKEIKPLISTVFEGKDANVIAHGARCSGKTHLAQGSEKEPGLAALTMGEMLSMAEESGYSILASIYEVCHETVYDISDQEKRVVSVLEGAQGKIQLKGLSKVHVKSLSEFKELYFGLKKTQKLTGDSPLRSHRGVMIHVTTSSNINSGSIGRMNFLDMAGYEDSRKQNTDLAPLEITRINKSIYSLQNVMYALNANESHVPYRESKLTRMLKDCLQGSNETLLITCLPRELSQDSFYMLNLASRICLGNNRAMANATKKSNGPLRSISSSYVSQRRQTPLTVTVYSKQRTELRGNASERKIKLKTSASAIKGRKLFGEANGSVKSKNNTKEMDSKDRMAMKKETSTSKVVLNVEASASEEETPRKHQEEFSEAINCIDVITCKAQIVERDENRLDIEEGLTLFNEGENLDKENTSLLANEITSPPLSLRLQELSNNLKSICNTLNQPSTPEKYPTPLTKYPEHGNIIAEAELRTPERSMPLNVGCSPWKTFSAHSSKLKNSAVGEYLKFLNTADKEDLKKLKGIGEKRATYIVDLRQESPEPFKKLDDLKDIGLSEKQIKGLLRKEIGEIFN
- the LOC108855741 gene encoding kinesin-like protein KIN-10C isoform X4 — protein: METKLPMSHERKAVRVVARIKPSSAYPSAKSSAATSVSVHKPNGDESETVSISSGAQFAGSKDSYKLDYCYEENETTSLILTKEIKPLISTVFEGKDANVIAHGARCSGKTHLAQGSEKEPGLAALTMGEMLSMAEESGYSILASIYEVCHETVYDISDQEKRVVSVLEGAQGKIQLKGLSKVHVKSLSEFKELYFGLKKTQKLTGDSPLRSHRGVMIHVTTSSNINSGSIGRMNFLDMAGYEDSRKQNTDLAPLEITRINKSIYSLQNVMYALNANESHVPYRESKLTRMLKDCLQGSNETLLITCLPRELSQDSFYMLNLASRICLGNNRAMANATKKSNGPLRSISSSYVSQRRQTPLTVTVYSKQRTELRGNASERKIKLKTSASAIKGRKLFGEANGSVKSKNNTKEETSTSKVVLNVEASASEEVNPCENSVSTLSSFNNLQETPRKHQEEFSEAINCIDVITCKAQIVERDENRLDIEEGLTLFNEGENLDKENTSLLANEITSPPLSLRLQELSNNLKSICNTLNQPSTPEKYPTPLTKYPEHGNIIAEAELRTPERSMPLNVGCSPWKTFSAHSSKLKNSAVGEYLKFLNTADKEDLKKLKGIGEKRATYIVDLRQESPEPFKKLDDLKDIGLSEKQIKGLLRKEIGEIFN
- the LOC108855741 gene encoding kinesin-like protein KIN-10C isoform X1, which produces METKLPMSHERKAVRVVARIKPSSAYPSAKSSAATSVSVHKPNGDESETVSISSGAQFAGSKDSYKLDYCYEENETTSLILTKEIKPLISTVFEGKDANVIAHGARCSGKTHLAQGSEKEPGLAALTMGEMLSMAEESGYSILASIYEVCHETVYDISDQEKRVVSVLEGAQGKIQLKGLSKVHVKSLSEFKELYFGLKKTQKLTGDSPLRSHRGVMIHVTTSSNINSGSIGRMNFLDMAGYEDSRKQNTDLAPLEITRINKSIYSLQNVMYALNANESHVPYRESKLTRMLKDCLQGSNETLLITCLPRELSQDSFYMLNLASRICLGNNRAMANATKKSNGPLRSISSSYVSQRRQTPLTVTVYSKQRTELRGNASERKIKLKTSASAIKGRKLFGEANGSVKSKNNTKEMDSKDRMAMKKETSTSKVVLNVEASASEEVNPCENSVSTLSSFNNLQETPRKHQEEFSEAINCIDVITCKAQIVERDENRLDIEEGLTLFNEGENLDKENTSLLANEITSPPLSLRLQELSNNLKSICNTLNQPSTPEKYPTPLTKYPEHGNIIAEAELRTPERSMPLNVGCSPWKTFSAHSSKLKNSAVGEYLKFLNTADKEDLKKLKGIGEKRATYIVDLRQESPEPFKKLDDLKDIGLSEKQIKGLLRKEIGEIFN
- the LOC108855741 gene encoding kinesin-like protein KIN-10C isoform X3, with product METKLPMSHERKAVRVVARIKPSSAYPSAKSSAATSVSVHKPNGDESETVSISSGAQFAGSKDSYKLDYCYEENETTSLILTKEIKPLISTVFEGKDANVIAHGARCSGKTHLAQGSEKEPGLAALTMGEMLSMAEESGYSILASIYEVCHETVYDISDQEKRVVSVLEGAQGKIQLKGLSKVHVKSLSEFKELYFGLKKTQKLTGDSPLRSHRGVMIHVTTSSNINSGSIGRMNFLDMAGYEDSRKQNTDLAPLEITRINKSIYSLQNVMYALNANESHVPYRESKLTRMLKDCLQGSNETLLITCLPRELSQDSFYMLNLASRICLGNNRAMANATKKSNGPLRSISSSYVSQRRQTPLTVTVYSKQRTELRGNASERKIKLKTSASAIKGRKLFGEANGSVKSKNNTKEMDSKDRMAMKKETSTSKVVLNVEASASEEVNPCENSVSTLSSFNNLQETPRKHQEEFSEAINCIDVITCKAQIVERDENRLDIEEGLTLFNEENTSLLANEITSPPLSLRLQELSNNLKSICNTLNQPSTPEKYPTPLTKYPEHGNIIAEAELRTPERSMPLNVGCSPWKTFSAHSSKLKNSAVGEYLKFLNTADKEDLKKLKGIGEKRATYIVDLRQESPEPFKKLDDLKDIGLSEKQIKGLLRKEIGEIFN